The Sporomusa termitida genome has a window encoding:
- a CDS encoding hydroxymethylglutaryl-CoA lyase gives MQLPEKVEIIEVCPRDGLQNIKTPIPTEVKIAIIDQLVDCGFNWIEATSFVHPRAIPQMADAAEVLTTVKARHGSKVGFIALAPNLFGAKRAIEAGADAITFVASASEKHNLENTRQTIEQSIAAFAEVCKIKADRKVRLAIATAFDCPFAGAVAPAQVVKLIEAGLAAGADEFLLADTIGTASPRQMDALLSLVRVKYPQLSFILHIHDTQGMGLANVLTALNFGVTRFEGSAFGLGGCPFAPGAAGNIATEDLVNMLHKLGVDTGLDYEKIIQVAHFIEAKLGILPVGHMARVACPQQ, from the coding sequence ATGCAGCTTCCTGAAAAAGTTGAAATTATCGAGGTTTGCCCCCGGGACGGCCTCCAGAATATAAAAACACCAATCCCGACTGAGGTAAAAATAGCCATTATTGATCAATTAGTGGATTGTGGCTTTAACTGGATTGAAGCAACTTCGTTTGTCCATCCCCGGGCGATTCCGCAAATGGCGGATGCGGCTGAGGTATTGACGACGGTTAAAGCCCGTCATGGCAGCAAGGTCGGTTTTATCGCCCTGGCGCCTAACCTGTTTGGGGCGAAACGGGCGATTGAAGCCGGGGCCGACGCGATTACTTTCGTTGCTTCGGCCAGTGAGAAGCACAACCTGGAAAATACCCGGCAAACCATTGAGCAGTCTATTGCCGCTTTTGCCGAGGTTTGCAAGATCAAAGCCGACCGTAAAGTGCGCTTGGCGATTGCCACTGCCTTTGACTGCCCTTTTGCCGGGGCCGTGGCGCCGGCGCAGGTGGTCAAACTGATTGAAGCCGGCCTGGCGGCCGGAGCTGACGAATTTTTGCTGGCCGATACCATTGGTACGGCCAGCCCCCGGCAGATGGATGCCCTGCTGAGTCTGGTACGGGTGAAGTATCCGCAGCTTTCGTTTATCCTGCATATTCATGACACGCAGGGCATGGGGCTGGCCAATGTGTTAACAGCCCTGAATTTTGGTGTGACGCGGTTTGAGGGCTCGGCGTTCGGGCTGGGCGGCTGCCCCTTTGCCCCCGGTGCCGCCGGCAATATTGCGACCGAGGACCTGGTCAATATGCTGCACAAGCTGGGGGTGGACACAGGCCTCGATTATGAAAAGATTATTCAGGTAGCCCATTTTATCGAAGCTAAGCTGGGCATTTTGCCTGTGGGCCATATGGCCCGTGTGGCCTGCCCTCAACAATAA
- a CDS encoding 4Fe-4S dicluster domain-containing protein — translation MPRPVFNGEKCKACEMCVQACPKKILELGETFNGKGYNIVRCQDEAACIGCMMCAKMCPDSVIEIHK, via the coding sequence ATGCCCAGACCGGTATTTAACGGCGAGAAATGCAAGGCTTGTGAAATGTGTGTGCAGGCTTGTCCCAAGAAAATTCTGGAGCTTGGTGAGACTTTTAACGGCAAAGGCTACAATATCGTTCGCTGCCAGGACGAGGCAGCCTGCATCGGCTGTATGATGTGCGCTAAAATGTGCCCTGATAGCGTAATTGAAATCCATAAATAA
- a CDS encoding 3-methyl-2-oxobutanoate dehydrogenase subunit VorB, producing the protein MSEKILIKGNEAIGEAAIRAGCRYYFGYPITPQSELPEYMAKKLPAVGGVFLQAESEVAAINMVYGAAAAGARAMTSSSSPGFSLKQEGISYIAAAELPCLLVNVQRGGPGLGTIQPGQADYFQATKGGGHGDYRLLVLAPNSVQELFDLTVEGFDLADKYRMPVLILADGALGQMMEAVSLNVKTAPPVAKPWAVTGRQGRKETNVVNTLSFDKDASEQTNRDLKQKYDLISRQETRCEEFFTDDADVVLVAYGITARIAKSAMEKARAQGLKVGLLRPVTLWPFPAADLLRVAGTAKAFLVSELSTGQMIEDVELAIRCRKPVYFYGRTGGNIPSTEELYQQIVEIVNKGGN; encoded by the coding sequence ATGAGTGAAAAGATATTGATCAAGGGCAATGAGGCGATCGGGGAAGCGGCCATCCGCGCCGGCTGCCGCTATTACTTCGGTTATCCGATAACGCCGCAAAGCGAGCTGCCTGAATATATGGCCAAAAAACTGCCGGCCGTAGGCGGCGTGTTCCTGCAGGCGGAAAGCGAAGTGGCGGCCATTAATATGGTTTATGGCGCGGCCGCAGCCGGAGCGCGGGCCATGACTTCATCCTCAAGCCCCGGGTTTAGCCTCAAGCAGGAAGGCATCTCTTATATTGCCGCTGCCGAGCTTCCCTGCCTGCTGGTCAATGTCCAGCGGGGCGGCCCCGGTCTTGGCACTATTCAGCCGGGTCAGGCCGACTATTTTCAGGCTACCAAAGGCGGCGGCCATGGCGACTATCGCCTGCTGGTCCTGGCCCCTAACAGTGTGCAGGAATTATTTGATTTGACAGTGGAAGGCTTTGATCTTGCCGATAAATACCGGATGCCGGTGCTTATTCTGGCTGACGGGGCGCTGGGACAGATGATGGAGGCCGTTTCCCTGAATGTTAAAACAGCTCCGCCGGTGGCGAAGCCCTGGGCTGTGACCGGACGGCAGGGACGAAAGGAAACCAATGTGGTCAATACCCTTTCCTTTGACAAAGACGCCTCCGAGCAGACCAATCGGGACCTGAAGCAAAAATATGACCTGATCAGCCGGCAGGAAACACGGTGTGAGGAGTTTTTCACCGATGATGCCGATGTGGTGCTTGTCGCTTATGGCATAACCGCCCGGATTGCGAAATCGGCGATGGAAAAAGCCCGCGCCCAGGGGTTGAAAGTCGGGTTGCTGCGTCCGGTTACGCTGTGGCCATTCCCCGCCGCCGATCTGCTGCGGGTTGCCGGGACCGCCAAAGCCTTTCTGGTATCTGAACTGAGCACCGGCCAGATGATTGAAGATGTCGAACTGGCAATCCGCTGCCGGAAGCCGGTTTATTTCTATGGCCGGACAGGCGGCAACATTCCTTCTACCGAAGAGCTGTATCAACAGATTGTAGAGATTGTAAACAAGGGAGGTAACTAG
- a CDS encoding thiamine pyrophosphate-dependent enzyme translates to MQEKLFAITPGLTEASTHYCPGCHHGIIHRLVAEVLDELGVLDKGILVEPVGCSVLAHNYFAMDTIQAAHGRAPAVASAVKRVHPEAVVLTYQGDGDLAAIGCAEIVHAAMRGEKITTIFVNNAIYGMTGGQMAPTTLEGQVTATSPFGRKNAEAGRPIRVAEMLATLDGPKYIARVAVNKPANVNKAKAAIKEAFTRQIRGDGFTLVEVLSTCPTNWGLSPVKANQFVEESMMPYFPLGVYKDEEGKQ, encoded by the coding sequence ATGCAGGAGAAGCTGTTTGCGATAACCCCGGGCCTTACAGAGGCATCAACCCATTATTGTCCTGGTTGCCATCATGGTATTATTCACCGGCTGGTGGCCGAGGTCCTGGATGAGCTTGGCGTACTGGACAAAGGCATCCTGGTTGAGCCTGTCGGCTGTTCGGTGCTGGCTCATAACTATTTCGCAATGGATACCATTCAGGCCGCTCACGGGCGGGCCCCGGCGGTAGCGTCGGCTGTAAAGCGGGTACACCCGGAGGCGGTGGTTCTGACGTACCAGGGGGATGGCGACCTGGCAGCTATCGGCTGTGCGGAAATTGTTCATGCCGCCATGCGGGGTGAAAAGATTACCACAATTTTTGTCAATAATGCGATCTATGGCATGACCGGTGGTCAGATGGCGCCCACAACCCTGGAGGGACAAGTGACCGCCACCTCGCCTTTTGGCCGGAAAAATGCGGAAGCCGGCCGGCCGATCCGGGTAGCGGAGATGCTGGCTACCCTGGACGGGCCTAAATATATTGCCCGGGTTGCTGTTAACAAACCGGCTAATGTCAATAAAGCCAAGGCGGCCATTAAGGAAGCGTTTACCCGGCAAATCAGAGGTGACGGTTTTACCCTGGTGGAGGTTTTGTCAACCTGTCCGACCAACTGGGGCCTGAGTCCGGTAAAAGCCAATCAATTTGTTGAAGAAAGCATGATGCCGTACTTCCCTCTGGGAGTGTATAAGGATGAGGAGGGCAAGCAATGA
- a CDS encoding 2-oxoacid:acceptor oxidoreductase family protein: protein MMTHEVLCAGFGGQGVLLIGRLVAYAGMLAGKEVSWMPAYGPEMRGGTAACSVIVSPAAIGSPVIAQPTLFVAMNKPSLDKYAPSVRAGGVVIVNQSLIGEPVTRTDVEAYYVPLNELALAAGNARYANMIALGALIGATDMVPLDAVRATLAKNFAKKPEVVEPNMQAVLRGRQFVLDHKQ from the coding sequence ATGATGACCCATGAAGTGCTGTGTGCGGGTTTTGGTGGACAAGGTGTATTACTGATTGGCCGTCTGGTAGCCTATGCAGGCATGCTGGCAGGCAAAGAGGTATCCTGGATGCCTGCTTACGGGCCGGAGATGCGGGGCGGCACGGCAGCGTGCTCGGTCATTGTTTCGCCGGCGGCCATCGGTTCGCCGGTGATTGCCCAGCCAACCCTGTTTGTAGCTATGAATAAGCCGTCTCTTGATAAATATGCACCGTCCGTCCGGGCCGGCGGCGTGGTGATTGTCAATCAATCGCTGATCGGGGAGCCTGTGACCCGCACCGATGTTGAGGCCTATTATGTGCCGTTAAATGAACTGGCGCTGGCGGCCGGTAATGCCCGGTACGCCAATATGATTGCCCTGGGGGCGCTGATTGGGGCGACCGATATGGTTCCGCTTGATGCGGTCCGGGCGACCTTAGCCAAAAATTTCGCCAAAAAACCGGAAGTGGTTGAACCGAATATGCAGGCTGTGCTGCGCGGCCGGCAGTTTGTGCTTGATCACAAACAATAG
- a CDS encoding M20 family metallo-hydrolase, producing MVSSKRLQANLHKFAAIGATREGGITRLAYSDADWQARSLAIQLMEQAGLQVRCDAAGNLIGRREGRNPAAPPVMAGSHIDSVPNGGNFDGLVGVLGAIEAVQVLSEAGIRTEHPIEVVVFAAEESSRFGLATVGSKAFAGTLPAGALQLRDKAGITLADAMRSRGLSPAAIGEARYSSPIKAFLELHIEQGKVLEKANSLIGIVTGIAAPTRIRASISGQADHSGATPMNLRQDALAAGAELILLVEQLAWAEMAWGTVGTTGIVKAEPGVMNVIPGQVELGIDIRSISQDSKQRLVDKLGREIEKMQVRRGVAVKLEIVGNEEPVQLPAEMVSRLQGICGELQLDCMTMPSGAGHDAMHLAKMAPTGMIFIPCRGGISHNPAEWAEPGDITAGTEVLLAAIRQLAEAGPL from the coding sequence TTGGTATCAAGTAAACGGTTGCAGGCTAATCTGCATAAATTTGCTGCCATTGGTGCGACCAGGGAAGGCGGTATTACCAGGCTGGCTTACAGTGATGCTGACTGGCAGGCGCGCTCTTTGGCCATCCAGCTTATGGAGCAGGCCGGTCTGCAGGTCCGCTGCGATGCCGCCGGCAACCTGATTGGCCGGCGGGAAGGGCGTAATCCGGCCGCCCCGCCGGTTATGGCCGGTTCCCATATTGACAGTGTTCCCAATGGCGGCAATTTTGACGGTCTTGTCGGGGTTCTGGGCGCCATTGAAGCAGTACAGGTGTTGTCTGAGGCGGGGATCAGGACCGAGCACCCTATTGAGGTGGTGGTATTTGCTGCCGAGGAATCCAGCCGCTTCGGGTTAGCTACCGTTGGCAGCAAGGCTTTTGCCGGCACCCTGCCTGCTGGTGCTTTGCAACTGCGGGATAAGGCAGGGATTACGCTGGCCGATGCTATGCGCAGCAGGGGACTTTCCCCGGCAGCGATAGGGGAAGCGCGTTATTCCTCACCGATTAAGGCTTTTTTGGAGCTGCATATTGAGCAAGGCAAGGTCCTGGAGAAGGCCAACAGCTTAATTGGGATTGTAACCGGCATTGCCGCGCCAACCCGGATACGGGCCAGCATTAGCGGCCAGGCCGATCATTCCGGTGCCACCCCCATGAATCTGCGGCAGGATGCACTGGCCGCCGGGGCTGAACTTATTTTACTTGTTGAGCAGCTAGCCTGGGCGGAGATGGCGTGGGGAACTGTCGGTACAACAGGCATTGTCAAAGCCGAGCCCGGCGTTATGAATGTTATTCCCGGCCAGGTAGAGCTGGGCATTGATATCCGCAGCATTTCTCAGGACAGCAAACAACGGCTGGTTGATAAACTCGGCCGCGAAATCGAAAAAATGCAGGTGCGGCGGGGTGTGGCCGTTAAGCTGGAGATTGTTGGCAATGAAGAGCCTGTACAACTGCCGGCTGAGATGGTAAGCCGGCTGCAGGGGATCTGTGGCGAGCTGCAGCTGGACTGTATGACAATGCCAAGCGGTGCCGGCCATGATGCCATGCACCTGGCGAAAATGGCACCTACCGGTATGATCTTTATTCCGTGCCGGGGCGGGATTAGCCATAACCCGGCCGAATGGGCCGAGCCCGGCGATATTACCGCCGGGACTGAGGTTTTGCTGGCGGCGATCAGGCAGCTGGCAGAAGCAGGGCCGCTATAG
- a CDS encoding CBS domain-containing protein yields MNITFFLIPKNEVIHLPVNCTMRQALEKMEYHRYTAVPLIDSQGKYAGTITEGDLLWTMKNTPELTFPGTERIMIKDIPQRMTNTPVRINAEIEDLLSLAIVQNFVPVVDDSGIFIGIIRRREIIEYYTKLPASNEYSI; encoded by the coding sequence ATGAATATAACTTTTTTCCTCATTCCCAAAAATGAAGTAATCCATTTGCCGGTAAATTGTACTATGCGACAGGCACTCGAGAAAATGGAATACCACCGTTATACGGCAGTACCACTTATAGATAGCCAGGGAAAATATGCCGGTACCATTACTGAAGGCGATCTGCTGTGGACAATGAAAAATACCCCGGAGTTAACCTTTCCCGGCACAGAGCGCATTATGATCAAGGATATTCCCCAGCGCATGACCAATACACCGGTACGAATTAATGCCGAAATAGAGGATCTGCTGTCGCTGGCAATTGTGCAAAACTTTGTCCCGGTAGTTGATGACAGCGGTATTTTTATCGGCATTATTCGCCGCCGGGAGATTATCGAATACTATACAAAGCTGCCGGCCTCAAATGAATATAGCATCTAA
- a CDS encoding RMD1 family protein — protein sequence MTSEFKAIVLCKELNLNKISQHFGISRKYKWEDFLVLKGEQLQGIVNDTEDKIIYIFYFGSMVFINFQHHQIMDVVKYIKKLEPEINDVNVFAYEDDYKLEISPDETPAINNDYMIDSVPSDYQLDIVAIILAKSVSLEKNEIQVDTLLDRIENVVNNLNRGELGVSDEELAKMSANILSFKLNTISYIMLLDNPDITWSNEEAAALYDELSVVFELKDRYEKLRQKTEILLDITEAFSNLVHAKRGTRLEWAIIILIFIEIILSLYDMFFR from the coding sequence ATGACGTCTGAGTTTAAGGCCATTGTATTATGTAAAGAATTAAACCTGAATAAAATTTCCCAGCATTTTGGTATCAGCCGCAAGTACAAATGGGAAGATTTCCTGGTGCTTAAAGGCGAGCAGCTGCAAGGCATTGTCAACGATACCGAAGATAAAATCATTTATATCTTTTACTTCGGCAGCATGGTATTTATCAATTTCCAGCATCATCAAATCATGGATGTTGTCAAATATATAAAAAAACTGGAACCGGAAATTAATGATGTTAATGTTTTTGCCTATGAGGATGATTACAAACTGGAGATTAGCCCTGATGAGACGCCGGCAATCAATAACGATTATATGATTGACAGTGTTCCAAGTGATTATCAGCTGGACATTGTCGCCATCATTCTGGCTAAATCTGTTTCTTTAGAGAAAAATGAAATCCAGGTAGATACCTTGCTTGACCGGATTGAGAATGTCGTTAACAATCTAAACCGTGGCGAACTGGGGGTCTCGGATGAGGAGCTGGCCAAGATGTCAGCTAATATCCTTAGCTTCAAACTTAATACTATTTCTTATATCATGCTGCTGGATAATCCTGATATTACCTGGAGCAATGAGGAGGCAGCAGCTTTATATGATGAACTGTCGGTGGTTTTTGAGCTGAAAGACCGTTATGAAAAACTCCGGCAAAAGACTGAGATCCTGCTTGATATTACAGAGGCGTTTTCCAATCTGGTACATGCCAAACGCGGCACACGGCTGGAATGGGCGATTATCATTTTAATTTTTATTGAAATAATTTTGTCACTGTACGACATGTTTTTCCGGTGA
- a CDS encoding site-specific integrase, producing the protein MEYVEPIRDKQQIDAVKNYLKKQNLRDYLLFVLGINSGLRISDLLVLKISDVKTKDRVIIREKKTGKKKDFPLSDTCKKTINEYLANISSDNDWLFKSKKGEQPITRIQAYRIMNRAARAVGIHGAIGTHTLRKTFGYWAYKSGADVTKIQKLLNHSAPSVTLAYIGITKDELDNIYINLNL; encoded by the coding sequence ATGGAATATGTTGAACCGATTCGCGATAAGCAGCAAATTGATGCCGTAAAAAATTATTTAAAAAAGCAGAACTTGCGTGACTATCTTCTTTTTGTTCTAGGGATTAATAGCGGTTTAAGGATCTCTGACTTATTGGTTTTAAAAATAAGTGATGTAAAAACAAAGGATAGGGTGATCATTCGCGAAAAGAAAACAGGCAAAAAAAAGGATTTTCCACTTTCTGATACCTGTAAAAAGACAATAAATGAATATCTTGCCAATATTAGCAGCGACAACGACTGGCTCTTTAAAAGCAAAAAAGGCGAGCAGCCGATTACTCGCATTCAGGCCTACCGGATCATGAACCGGGCTGCCCGGGCCGTAGGAATTCATGGCGCTATCGGCACACACACATTAAGAAAAACCTTTGGCTACTGGGCCTATAAGAGTGGTGCAGACGTAACAAAAATTCAAAAACTGCTTAACCATTCGGCTCCCAGCGTGACCTTGGCCTACATAGGCATTACCAAGGACGAGTTAGATAATATATATATCAACTTAAATTTGTAA
- a CDS encoding methyl-accepting chemotaxis protein, which yields MNLATKMIIYFLLVVAVAAGGFMYTIWMVDDAVSENLELKNTMLPLLLQTNEITYNATSQVAYLRGWFIYGDRQFYDAWQQASKASTANEEELIRMSVVSEEGRKHAEETKALDSKYTELAETKFIPLIQAGKRDEALKVMTEEMGPISQQLDAQLIEHTKFRTKQINDALDGAVANARQAETAAIIAAVLATIIGIIIGFLAARSISRPVNALAVAARKVAAGDLTENVKIERQDEIGQLASAFNTMVLQLKDLIRQVTINAEQVAAASEELTANAEQSAQASNQIATAITDVAAGATAQMEAANETSAVVEQMAAGIQQIAANANQVSDQSAQAADKAKNGDQEVGKAVSQMKQIEDTVNTSARVVVKLGERSREIGQIVDTISGIAGQTNLLALNAAIEAARAGEQGRGFAVVAEEVRKLAEQSQEAAKKIAELIGEIQGDTEKAVVAMNEGTQEVRQGTEVVNAAGSAFKDIMAVVDQVSDQVKEISAAIQQMATGSQQIVASVKKIDDLSKKSAGESQGVSAATEEQLASMEEIATSSQALASLAQDLQTAVTKFRV from the coding sequence ATGAATTTAGCGACAAAAATGATTATTTACTTTTTACTGGTGGTAGCAGTGGCCGCCGGCGGATTTATGTACACAATATGGATGGTGGATGATGCTGTGAGCGAAAATCTTGAGCTCAAAAATACAATGCTGCCCCTGTTATTGCAAACGAATGAAATTACTTATAATGCCACATCCCAGGTAGCGTATCTGCGGGGCTGGTTTATTTACGGTGATCGCCAGTTTTATGATGCCTGGCAGCAAGCCAGTAAGGCGTCGACTGCCAATGAAGAGGAACTGATCAGGATGTCGGTTGTCTCCGAAGAAGGCCGTAAACATGCAGAGGAAACTAAAGCTTTGGATAGTAAATATACAGAACTGGCGGAAACGAAGTTTATTCCGTTGATCCAGGCCGGTAAGCGCGATGAAGCCCTCAAAGTCATGACTGAAGAAATGGGGCCTATTTCCCAGCAGCTTGATGCCCAGCTTATAGAACATACTAAGTTCAGAACCAAACAAATTAATGATGCCCTGGACGGGGCTGTTGCCAATGCCCGGCAGGCGGAGACGGCAGCAATTATTGCAGCTGTGCTTGCTACGATAATTGGAATTATTATCGGCTTTTTGGCAGCCCGCAGCATATCCCGGCCGGTTAATGCCCTGGCCGTGGCAGCCCGGAAGGTTGCAGCCGGCGACCTGACGGAGAATGTAAAAATTGAGCGGCAGGATGAGATTGGTCAGCTGGCTTCAGCTTTTAATACGATGGTATTGCAGCTTAAGGATTTGATCAGGCAAGTAACCATCAATGCCGAGCAGGTAGCCGCCGCTAGTGAGGAGCTTACGGCTAATGCTGAGCAATCGGCTCAGGCCTCCAACCAGATTGCTACCGCAATTACCGATGTAGCGGCCGGGGCTACGGCCCAAATGGAAGCAGCCAATGAAACCTCGGCCGTTGTGGAGCAGATGGCGGCGGGGATTCAACAGATTGCCGCCAATGCCAATCAGGTATCTGATCAGTCGGCTCAGGCCGCGGATAAAGCCAAAAATGGTGACCAAGAAGTGGGAAAAGCAGTCAGTCAGATGAAACAAATTGAGGATACTGTCAATACCTCTGCCCGGGTAGTTGTTAAGCTGGGCGAGCGCTCCCGGGAGATTGGCCAGATTGTGGACACTATTTCCGGTATTGCCGGCCAGACTAATCTGCTGGCGTTAAATGCTGCCATTGAGGCGGCCCGGGCCGGCGAGCAGGGCCGGGGTTTTGCCGTGGTGGCGGAAGAGGTGCGGAAACTGGCTGAACAATCCCAGGAGGCGGCCAAGAAGATAGCCGAACTCATCGGCGAGATCCAGGGAGATACCGAAAAAGCGGTAGTGGCGATGAATGAAGGTACGCAGGAAGTCCGGCAGGGAACCGAGGTGGTTAATGCCGCCGGGAGCGCCTTTAAAGACATTATGGCGGTAGTGGATCAGGTATCTGATCAGGTAAAGGAAATCTCCGCGGCGATTCAGCAAATGGCTACAGGCAGTCAACAGATTGTGGCCTCAGTTAAGAAGATTGACGATCTTAGTAAAAAGTCCGCCGGCGAGTCGCAGGGAGTCTCGGCAGCTACCGAGGAACAACTGGCGTCTATGGAGGAAATTGCCACCTCCAGCCAGGCCCTGGCATCACTGGCGCAGGATTTGCAAACAGCAGTGACTAAATTCCGGGTGTAG
- a CDS encoding DUF441 domain-containing protein, translating to MSFDNIPILIILVLALIAKNQSVAMAAAILLIIKLLGFSSWFSVLESKGINIGITILTIAILAPLASGKITLRDMYDAVVSPIGLLAVITGVFAAWLGGRGVMFFKASPDTITSLILGTIVGISFFQGIAVGPLIAAGMLSLVAGLFGK from the coding sequence TTGTCTTTCGATAATATACCGATTCTTATCATTCTGGTACTGGCGCTTATTGCCAAGAATCAGTCGGTGGCCATGGCTGCCGCCATATTGCTAATCATTAAGTTGCTTGGTTTTAGTTCATGGTTTTCTGTCCTGGAAAGCAAAGGGATAAATATTGGCATAACCATTCTCACCATCGCTATTTTGGCCCCGCTGGCTTCAGGTAAAATCACCTTGCGCGATATGTATGATGCGGTTGTCAGTCCGATAGGCCTGCTGGCCGTAATAACCGGTGTTTTTGCCGCCTGGCTGGGCGGCAGGGGGGTAATGTTTTTCAAAGCCTCGCCCGATACAATTACCTCCCTGATCCTGGGAACCATTGTCGGCATATCGTTTTTCCAGGGGATTGCCGTCGGTCCGCTCATTGCCGCCGGCATGCTCTCACTGGTGGCGGGTCTTTTCGGCAAATGA
- a CDS encoding phosphoglycerate dehydrogenase produces the protein MKNVLITSKAFGSQLDNQHRQQLLSYFADNGWQIIWNPGEQAMSAADIIKINAEQPLAAIAVYSSSDELSSAVFEHCHNLKVISRHGVGVENIDLAAAQKAGVQIKTTADMPGYETVADLTFALMLTIARQIHIIDAQLRQNKWYRPVSSDVWGKTLGILGLGRIGKAVVTRAQGFGMKLLACTGHPDQEYFTANKITLCSKEELVAQADFITLHAALNEQTREMINTRDFSLMKPTAYLINTARSGLVNQAALLNALKTKQIAGAALDVFDIEPAVNDLLLKENLANVVATAHVGSYTFDSIRRMDFLVAENIVTANATAKPARSPANFNKNNYSELKIS, from the coding sequence ATGAAAAATGTATTAATTACCTCCAAGGCCTTTGGCAGTCAGCTTGATAACCAACATCGCCAACAGCTCCTAAGCTACTTTGCCGACAATGGCTGGCAGATTATCTGGAACCCCGGCGAGCAGGCCATGAGTGCGGCTGATATTATAAAAATAAATGCCGAACAGCCGCTGGCAGCGATTGCGGTTTATTCCAGCTCGGATGAGCTCAGCAGTGCCGTATTTGAACATTGCCACAACCTAAAAGTAATATCCCGGCATGGTGTCGGCGTCGAAAACATTGATCTGGCGGCAGCGCAAAAAGCCGGCGTCCAAATAAAAACAACGGCCGACATGCCGGGCTACGAAACGGTTGCCGATCTGACTTTTGCCCTCATGCTCACTATTGCCCGGCAAATACACATAATTGATGCCCAATTACGCCAGAATAAGTGGTATCGTCCTGTCAGCAGCGATGTCTGGGGAAAAACACTGGGTATCCTCGGCCTGGGGCGTATAGGCAAGGCTGTTGTTACCCGGGCGCAGGGATTTGGTATGAAACTATTAGCCTGCACCGGTCATCCTGATCAGGAATATTTTACGGCCAACAAGATTACGCTTTGCTCTAAAGAAGAGCTGGTTGCCCAGGCGGACTTCATCACGCTGCACGCTGCATTAAATGAACAAACCCGGGAAATGATCAATACCAGGGATTTCTCCCTGATGAAACCCACCGCCTATCTGATTAACACTGCCAGGTCCGGCCTTGTTAACCAGGCCGCCCTGCTTAACGCTCTGAAGACTAAACAAATCGCCGGTGCCGCCCTGGATGTGTTTGATATTGAACCGGCGGTTAACGACCTGCTGCTTAAAGAAAATCTTGCTAATGTTGTCGCGACGGCGCATGTGGGCTCATACACCTTTGACTCGATCAGGCGCATGGATTTTCTGGTAGCTGAAAACATAGTCACTGCCAATGCCACTGCCAAACCGGCCCGTTCGCCGGCAAATTTCAATAAAAATAATTATTCCGAGTTGAAAATTAGCTGA